From the genome of Solanum stenotomum isolate F172 chromosome 5, ASM1918654v1, whole genome shotgun sequence:
TTTGatcttaattaaatattactttttttttcaccaTATTAATCTCTCTATATAATTATTGGACAagtaaattgaaatatttgtttttgatatagaggtcaaattatatgaaatgaaaaaagtatttttagtAAGCACAATATGTACATTAAATTTATTATGTTGTTAGCTAGTTTGAGTGgttacatttattttatttggataTATTATTTGTCTTCGAAACATAGGTTAGAGAGTTTCGAATACGAAAGTGCTTTTAAGGAAGAAAATAGGAGGACTCACATATGTTTGCTTTGTGTGTGTCAAAgaaattcaatttataatttacaaATAGAGCAATTTGGTGGCTCATCTCTACCAAAACTATAGTTGACTAAAATCAAGTCAATTTAGAACAAAATTGACTAAAAAGAGTAAGAAGTAAAGGGTCTTGCATCATGTTCAGAAACATGCATGTAACACAAACATTATTTGAATTAGAAAGAGAAGAACTTTATTTGGATTTTCTTAAAAGAGCTAAAGATTTGTCCCACATACACaagacataaaatataaatgaataCATGTGTTATACTTTTTTAACAACCTTAACCATCAAACCATTTTTCACTTGCATGACAATAGAAGTAGTGGGATAAACATTTTCTGGTTCCACTACTTGGATATTGTAATTGTGTATGATGGCAGCTGCCACAATTTTCATCTGAACAAATGCCATTTCTTTCCCTAAACAAGTCCTTGGACCAGCGTTAAACGCTGGAAATTTAAAAGATGGCTCATGTTTGATCCCTCCACGTTCAGAAATCCATCTCTCTGGCTTGAACTCTAGACAATCTTTCCCCCACAGAGTCTCCATTCTCCCCATGACATAGAATGGTAGAATCATTCTTGTTTTTGGACTAACACGATGACCGCTTGGAAGGATGTCATGATCAAGTGGAACTTTGTGCTCTAAAGAGACTGATGGAAACAACCTAAGAGTGTCACATAAAGCACCATGTAGATAAATCAATTTTCTTGATTCTTCTTTGGTGAAAAACTTGAGGCTTTCGTCTTCTTTTACATGcaattgttgttgaatctcttcTCTAATCTTTTTCTCAACTAAGGGATTTTTAGCCAAGAGGACGAAAAACCAAGTGAGAGCTGCACTTGTAGTGTCTCTACCAGcaaacatcaaattaatgaaagtGTCCCTTAGAAATGTTTGCAAAGTACCCAAATCACCATCATTCCATTGATTGTACATTTTGATGTATGCGTTTAAAAATGCAAATTCCTCATCTTTGATTGTAGTTTTATGCATCAACTCTCCTTGTTTTCGCGCTATGCAAGGATATATGAATTGATCAAAAGCCTCACATGCTTGCATGAGCTTCTTCTCTTTACCAATTCTAAGCCATTGTTGCAATTTCCATAGACATTTTGGTGTTATGTGTCTATGTAAAAGTGCATCAAGGGCATCACCAAATGCCTTTTCATATGGTAAATAAGGTAAGTCAATTGACAAGCTTCTTGGATCATGATCAAGTAACAATTTAGTGATGGCATCAAATGTAAATCTTTGCAAAACATCTTGCAAATCCAATGTTTTGCATTGTTTTGCAAAAACATCAAGAATTGGTTTAAGCCCTTTTTCAATTATGTCCCACAAGTTCCTTTCTAACAATGTTTGGAAATTTGCATGACTCATTATAGACATTGTGGTCTTCCTATGAAGCTCCCATAATTCATGATCAACATTAATGAATATCCCATTTcccaaaatatcaaaaatcttACAAAATTCAGGTCCTTTTGGATAGTTTGAGAAGTTTTTACTAAAGATATAATGTATATCTGCAGGATCACAAGTAAAAAACATGTCCATATTTGTAAAAATAGGACCTTTCAACTCATAAGTACCGCCATATTCTATAAGAACTTCAGTCATATATGCATGACCACGATGAATATTCCAAATAACCGCAGGCAACGCCCTAAGGATTGGCCAATTTGTTGGTGCTGATGTTTTTGTCCTTCTATATATGATGAACCATATagaataagtaaaacaaaaaatcaacaagaaaagaagagaatattcaaggaaatccatattgatactAATTTTGGTAGTGtatgctaatttttttaaaaaaaattgtatactaATTCACTAAAATCTTGTAGAGTTTTATACGTGTGTTGGTTAATTTTGCACAATTTTAATTGGAGACATTTAATGTGTACACGTTGTTGAAAATTATTGGCAACTTTATTTAGAAGTGACCATTcaactatattataaaaataaaacgaactaaataataaatacgaATATTATATCAAGGTCTCGAggaaagacttttttttttataagattgGTGTCCTAATAAAGCCCGTGTACacattaatttatcattttcatcaagtatcatatatatgatgaaCCATATAGAATAAGCTAAACAATACATTAACATGAAAAGAAGCGAATATTCAAGGTAATCCATTGAaggttgaatttttttatagtatttttgtaGTGTATACTAATTCACTAAAATATTGTATAGTTTTATACAAGTGTTGGTGACATTTGTCCAAAATTTTTAGGACCCgttttggccatagatttttcaagtaaaatttgGGGGAAAATTTGGCAAATAGCGTTTGTTCatacaatttgtcattatttggcaaataacccaaatactagaaaaaattagtatttggGTCAAATCTTATTATTtgtaaacttttaaaaatttaaattctacatcaaatttttatcttttacaaaaacaccccCTATACTCTATAGTATTGTTtgcgttgtattacataattttttatgtgaacaccaaagtagtgatgaaatattgagtaaatatgaaagtgatgatatggttgttgatgaaaatgatgaacaatcgaCTCGGGATAACAAAGCCATGTACTTTGTCTACCTCATGATGTATGGAATAATGTtttgttgcactcactccaaactaccacattgctccagcgtcatggacactacttgttatttgttgtaacgaagatccaattgacttgtaatacaaacttatggttaattttgatagtttttaaaatttatgggtataaataatattttctctaaaaaggtGAAATATGTTTCCTAAATACTATGGAAAACACgtggtgaaatttcacccaaattttcacccaaataatatttatcaaaaatatttgaaaatatatggCCAAACACTAGCTTAATTGGCCCCCAATTTTAAAGAACCTAGGATAGCTACTTGAGGAGTTTGacatttattgaaaataatattggTAACTATATTTAGAATTGACATTTGTGACTATAAACTATTTCATCCAATTGCCTTTTGGTTGCTCATtaattgatccaaaaaaaaaaaatttaaataaatatcgtgtttttttgttgttcaagAAAGATAAATGAATTATAAGAAGGAGAGCAAAGACAAACCAATATGAGTCCCCTTCTGTGCATATTGCATAGTACAGTCCTAGAATTAAAGTATATGAGTCCACCACTTGTTGAACTAGTGACTATCCAATATTAacgataataatatatttggtataattatataattagtgGAATTTGAAGAAAGAAGAATGTATACATAGATTTTATCTGATTCATAATAATGTAAATCTTATAAATGAGGATCAAGATTATTTTGGCAAAAAGTTCAGGTCAAGAAGAATTTTGTTAGAATTTACCGTGAATTTCTTCTTTGGATTCTacataattgttttttaatcaaaaaagaATTTCTTGGTAGAAAAGATTTTCTTGTGGAAAAGAATTCTACAATATCCATTCTTTTTTTCGGAAGAGAAGTTTtggaactctataaatagaAGATATTTTGTTCTAAAAGAAACACAATAACAGTAACAATCTAGTCGTTTAGAGAATTTTGTTAAGGATGATATTTATTAGGGGtgtcaaaagaatatgaaaactgATTGAACCGATCGAACCTAACCGTACCAAATCgatttataacatttttcaataaaattgtgGACTTTTATTTAAAGGTATAACAGTCCCGAACAATTGGGatgcttttttttaatttataagaaaactcaaaaaaattccGAACAAAACTGAATAACCTTACatgtatgtaaatatattttatatattgataatgtgttaaatttaatatataaatagattttataatatttttcaaatatactaGATCTAGGCCTCGACGACTTTGGAGTTTTGCTCTTTAATTAGcctttaattaattaggtttaaaattaaaagatattaaaatagATATACTCCATCAAACAATACGACAAAATATATGCAAGCACCCCTATTAAATGTTTAACATCAAACAAAACGGCAACAAGATTTTACATTCTTGACCTCTTAGTGAAGAACTGAAGTGTTTTTTTCAAGAACATATACTTGCGTTTTGATTAGGTGatactttaaaagtaaaaaaaacctaaaaattaTTGAATCGTACCGATACCGAAGAGAAACCGATATGATTGagatggttttaaaaaaaaatctaattttaaatatttaaaatacccaaaaaaattgagatgatataatttcttaaaaaataaccGACTAAACTGTCTCATTGACACTCTAATATTTATTCTCTCATTAgttttagaattattttttatattaatattaccATGTGTAGGTCAATATTAACTAACTATTGATCATATCAtgtcataaagttttttttatataattttttcattgtcGTCTGATTTATTGCATGCCGCCATGATCTGCAACTAGTATTAGCTTTCGCGTAACATCTTGATAACTTTCATCGTAACtaataatatgataatcgaAACAAGAGTATGAGATACTAATgattttaaaaagtatgacaaaAAAGTTCTCCTCTTTCTCGTAGTCCAAATTGGATCCTTGGTGACAAAATTATACACAAGTGGTAAAGCATATCTAGTAATAAATATAGTATTGGCTTTAAACAGCCCTTAACTAATTGAAACCCTACATGAGTAGtcacatatattattatataatcaaAATCAGAAATAGAGCATTAATgcctatttatttatatgttttgtgtttttttttggtGGAAAGTACTATTAGAAAATGAAGGTCCATTacctttaattaatataattaaatccTGATAGCTATTGGTGGTATTAAATTATCACACGTCTAATGAAAAAACTTAAACCcaataattgaattttaatctttttcccATTTCattccaaattaaaaaaaaaaaaagaaaaaaaagaaagaggatttTGCATTTTCCTATAAATGAAAGGAGAAAGCAAAGCTAGGGGAGGATGTAGAGTTATAGTGTCGGTCGATTCATCTTAATTCAGTACTTTTAATGCGGAGTATAGATGTAACATTCTCCTCCGTctctaaatttctaaaaataaaataaaaatagaacaaTCAGCCAATTTGATTAATATACTTGAAACacacaattaaatttattttaaagagtAATATCTCAAAATAGATAGTCACATAGTATCATAGATTAGATTTCATATACGAACACTAAGgacaattacaaaaaaaaatcacttaatttgaaaaaatttcaagatgtgtttgattataatttttataaataatatttgattatttgaatgtatttttctttaaaaaaaatacgaaATATAATTAATGAAGTTATTTTTGTAATGGATAAAATTCATTTAACTTGAACGATGAAAATTAAAGCCTCAAATTGTACCAACAGCATAGCGAAGTGAAGTTTCACATCTGTCATTCCAtgtgtgtgtttttttgttttttattcgGAATTCGATGAAgctcgattaaatttgaatttacgctgaaattttttatattggGAGGTAAAACGCTTCCTAATAAAGGCGATCACGACTCCGTACTCAAATTTAAAATCTctgattaaaaagaaagaaatacttaccactccaccacaactcTGGTTGATATCTAACATGCGAGTT
Proteins encoded in this window:
- the LOC125866129 gene encoding alkane hydroxylase MAH1-like, whose protein sequence is MDFLEYSLLFLLIFCFTYSIWFIIYRRTKTSAPTNWPILRALPAVIWNIHRGHAYMTEVLIEYGGTYELKGPIFTNMDMFFTCDPADIHYIFSKNFSNYPKGPEFCKIFDILGNGIFINVDHELWELHRKTTMSIMSHANFQTLLERNLWDIIEKGLKPILDVFAKQCKTLDLQDVLQRFTFDAITKLLLDHDPRSLSIDLPYLPYEKAFGDALDALLHRHITPKCLWKLQQWLRIGKEKKLMQACEAFDQFIYPCIARKQGELMHKTTIKDEEFAFLNAYIKMYNQWNDGDLGTLQTFLRDTFINLMFAGRDTTSAALTWFFVLLAKNPLVEKKIREEIQQQLHVKEDESLKFFTKEESRKLIYLHGALCDTLRLFPSVSLEHKVPLDHDILPSGHRVSPKTRMILPFYVMGRMETLWGKDCLEFKPERWISERGGIKHEPSFKFPAFNAGPRTCLGKEMAFVQMKIVAAAIIHNYNIQVVEPENVYPTTSIVMQVKNGLMVKVVKKV